A window of Salmo trutta chromosome 31, fSalTru1.1, whole genome shotgun sequence contains these coding sequences:
- the LOC115169278 gene encoding ran-binding protein 3 isoform X1 — protein MAELANEEKPAIAPPVFLFQKDKAQKRSADGSSAEDDGSDKEDGGYCPPVKRERTSSLTQFPPSHSGSSKNNVFMPSSFCPSPTGNSEDSEPDEKPVGFRLKPPTLIHGQAPSSDCVPGVPSQKPKEQQRSVLRPALLQAPPVKSNSESTNGVKKSSDGTSEGSSIFQNNTEHSDVLATSPKHEREDGASREKNDCSAESSFVFGQNIKDRAKLEENSKDGKLLPLDSQEGTNYFLQYIATPSSKNAIHNTDKGAKFVFGQNMSERVLSPSKGGEASVEDCKVLPAPPVSESSSKENIPEKGNVTESLEESAAAYTKATAKKCILEKVDVKTGEESESNVLQVQCKLFVFDKTAQTWIERGRGLLRLNDMASTDDGSLQSRLVMRTQGSLRLILNTKLWPQMQVDKASEKSVRVTAMDTEDQGVKVFLISPSSREDTGQLAAALHHRILALKSRADQEPQEAPSADCAPEADLPHSEGDSDEEDQVNNAAVNSEGGEAQAAGST, from the exons ATGGCGGAATTGGCAAACGAAG AGAAGCCTGCCATAGCGCCACCAGTGTTCCTGTTCCAAAAAGATAAAGCACAGAAG AGATCAGCTGATGGATCGAGTGCAGAAGACGACG GTTCAGACAAAGAGGATGGTGGCTACTGTCCTCCAGTAAAAAGAGAGAGGACTTCATCTTTAACACAGTTCCCACCTTCACATTCTG GGTCTAGTAAGAACAATGTCTTCATGCCCTCAAGTTTCTGCCCGTCTCCAACTGGGAATTCAGAGGACTCAGAACCAG ATGAGAAGCCTGTAGGGTTTCGTTTAAAGCCACCTACTCTCATCCACGGCCAGGCGCCTAGTTCAG ATTGTGTTCCAGGCGTCCCCAGTCAAAAACCCAAGGAGCAGCAGCGCAGTGTGCTCCGGCCAGCCTTGCTCCAGGCCCCACCAGTCAAGTCCAACTCAGAGTCCACTAACGGGGTGAAGAAGTCGTCCGACGGAACGTCAGAAGGGTCGAGCATCTTCCAGAACAACACTGAGCACTCAGACGTCCTCGCTACATCACCG AAACATGAAAGGGAGGATGGAGCGAGCAGAGAGAAGAACGATTGTTCTGCAGAGTCCTCTTTCGTGTTTGGGCAAAATATCAAAGACAGAGCAAAG TTGGAAGAGAATAGTAAAGATGGCAAGTTGTTACCCCTGGATTCTCAGGAGGGAACCAACTATTTCTTACAGTACATCGCCACCCCCAG TTCAAAGAACGCCATACACAATACCGACAAGGGGGCCAAATTTGTCTTTGGTCAGAACATGTCAGAGAGAGTCCTA AGCCCTTCCAAGGGAGGGGAGGCATCAGTGGAAGACTGTAAAGTCTTACCAGCTCCCCCTGTGTCTGAATCCTCTTCAAAGGAAAACATACCAGAGAAGG GTAATGTGACAGAGTCACTGGAGGAATCTGCAGCAGCGTACACCAAAGCCACAGCCAAGAAGTGTATCTTGGAGAAGGTAGACGTCAAAACTGGAGAAGAATCAGAAAGTAACGTTTTGCAG gtccaGTGCAAGTTGTTTGTGTTTGACAAGACAGCCCAGACGTGGATAGAGCGGGGTCGAGGGCTGCTCAGGCTTAATGACATGGCATCCACAGACGACGGCTCACTACAATCACGTCTTG TGATGCGGACCCAGGGCAGCCTTAGATTGATCCTGAACACCAAACTGTGGCCTCAGATGCAGGTGGACAAGGCCAGCGAGAAGAGTGTCCGTGTCACAGCCATGGACACAGAGGACCAAGGGGTCAAGGTCTTCCTAATATCG CCTAGTTCTAGGGAGGACACAGGTCAGCTGGCAGCAGCGTTGCACCATCGTATCCTGGCCCTGAAGAGCCGGGCGGACCAGGAGCCCCAGGAGGCCCCGTCTGCGGACTGCGCCCCCGAGGCTGACTTGCCCCACTCTGAAGGGGACAGCGATGAGGAAGATCAGGTCAACAATGCTGCAG TTAACTCAGAGGGAGGAGAGGCCCAGGCTGCTGGAAGCACATAG
- the LOC115169278 gene encoding ran-binding protein 3 isoform X2, with the protein MAELANEEKPAIAPPVFLFQKDKAQKRSADGSSAEDDGSDKEDGGYCPPVKRERTSSLTQFPPSHSGSSKNNVFMPSSFCPSPTGNSEDSEPDEKPVGFRLKPPTLIHGQAPSSGVPSQKPKEQQRSVLRPALLQAPPVKSNSESTNGVKKSSDGTSEGSSIFQNNTEHSDVLATSPKHEREDGASREKNDCSAESSFVFGQNIKDRAKLEENSKDGKLLPLDSQEGTNYFLQYIATPSSKNAIHNTDKGAKFVFGQNMSERVLSPSKGGEASVEDCKVLPAPPVSESSSKENIPEKGNVTESLEESAAAYTKATAKKCILEKVDVKTGEESESNVLQVQCKLFVFDKTAQTWIERGRGLLRLNDMASTDDGSLQSRLVMRTQGSLRLILNTKLWPQMQVDKASEKSVRVTAMDTEDQGVKVFLISPSSREDTGQLAAALHHRILALKSRADQEPQEAPSADCAPEADLPHSEGDSDEEDQVNNAAVNSEGGEAQAAGST; encoded by the exons ATGGCGGAATTGGCAAACGAAG AGAAGCCTGCCATAGCGCCACCAGTGTTCCTGTTCCAAAAAGATAAAGCACAGAAG AGATCAGCTGATGGATCGAGTGCAGAAGACGACG GTTCAGACAAAGAGGATGGTGGCTACTGTCCTCCAGTAAAAAGAGAGAGGACTTCATCTTTAACACAGTTCCCACCTTCACATTCTG GGTCTAGTAAGAACAATGTCTTCATGCCCTCAAGTTTCTGCCCGTCTCCAACTGGGAATTCAGAGGACTCAGAACCAG ATGAGAAGCCTGTAGGGTTTCGTTTAAAGCCACCTACTCTCATCCACGGCCAGGCGCCTAGTTCAG GCGTCCCCAGTCAAAAACCCAAGGAGCAGCAGCGCAGTGTGCTCCGGCCAGCCTTGCTCCAGGCCCCACCAGTCAAGTCCAACTCAGAGTCCACTAACGGGGTGAAGAAGTCGTCCGACGGAACGTCAGAAGGGTCGAGCATCTTCCAGAACAACACTGAGCACTCAGACGTCCTCGCTACATCACCG AAACATGAAAGGGAGGATGGAGCGAGCAGAGAGAAGAACGATTGTTCTGCAGAGTCCTCTTTCGTGTTTGGGCAAAATATCAAAGACAGAGCAAAG TTGGAAGAGAATAGTAAAGATGGCAAGTTGTTACCCCTGGATTCTCAGGAGGGAACCAACTATTTCTTACAGTACATCGCCACCCCCAG TTCAAAGAACGCCATACACAATACCGACAAGGGGGCCAAATTTGTCTTTGGTCAGAACATGTCAGAGAGAGTCCTA AGCCCTTCCAAGGGAGGGGAGGCATCAGTGGAAGACTGTAAAGTCTTACCAGCTCCCCCTGTGTCTGAATCCTCTTCAAAGGAAAACATACCAGAGAAGG GTAATGTGACAGAGTCACTGGAGGAATCTGCAGCAGCGTACACCAAAGCCACAGCCAAGAAGTGTATCTTGGAGAAGGTAGACGTCAAAACTGGAGAAGAATCAGAAAGTAACGTTTTGCAG gtccaGTGCAAGTTGTTTGTGTTTGACAAGACAGCCCAGACGTGGATAGAGCGGGGTCGAGGGCTGCTCAGGCTTAATGACATGGCATCCACAGACGACGGCTCACTACAATCACGTCTTG TGATGCGGACCCAGGGCAGCCTTAGATTGATCCTGAACACCAAACTGTGGCCTCAGATGCAGGTGGACAAGGCCAGCGAGAAGAGTGTCCGTGTCACAGCCATGGACACAGAGGACCAAGGGGTCAAGGTCTTCCTAATATCG CCTAGTTCTAGGGAGGACACAGGTCAGCTGGCAGCAGCGTTGCACCATCGTATCCTGGCCCTGAAGAGCCGGGCGGACCAGGAGCCCCAGGAGGCCCCGTCTGCGGACTGCGCCCCCGAGGCTGACTTGCCCCACTCTGAAGGGGACAGCGATGAGGAAGATCAGGTCAACAATGCTGCAG TTAACTCAGAGGGAGGAGAGGCCCAGGCTGCTGGAAGCACATAG